The sequence TAGATGAGGCGCCGCCCGCCCAGCGCTGATCCAGAACGCACCCGAGTCGGCGCGGGCCGCACGCCGAGTCGGCGCAGAACACACACCGAGTCGGCGCCGGATGCATGCAGAGTGGCTCGCGCGCCGACTCGACGTGTCCTGCGCGCCGACTCGGCATGCACTGCGCGCCCACTCGTCGTGCCTTGCGCGCCGACTCGCTGAGGAGTACTGCTTGAACATGACCAGCACACCGATCGAGCCCGAGACCGACCCCGAGGTTGTCCCAGCCGGTGACCCGGGGATGGATCCCCTGGATCCGGGTGAAGCCCCGGAGGCACCGATTCCGGAGGCCGAGCCGGCGGGTTCCTGACCCGGCGGCGTCACCCCTCGACGTACACCGTCCCACCCAGCTCCATGAACCGAGCCGACTTCTCCTTCATCCCCACCTCGGGATCGAGGCCGGACCCGAACCGGTCGCGCACGTCCTGGCTGATCTTCATGGAACAGAACTTCGGGCCGCACATCGAGCAGAAGTGGGCCGTCTTGGCCCCCTCCGCCGGCAGCGTCTCGTCGTGGAACGCCTCGGCGGTGTGCGGGTCGAGGGACAGCGCGAACTGGTCGCGCCAGCGGAACTCGAAGCGCGCCCTCGACAGCGCGTCGTCCCAGTCGCGTGCGCCGGGGTGGCCCTTGGCGACGTCGGCGGCGTGCGCCGAGAGCTTGTAGGTGATCACACCCGTCTTCACGTCGTCGCGGTTGGGCAGCCCGAGGTGCTCCTTGGGCGTGACGTAGCAGAGCATCGCGGTGCCGTGCATCGCGATCGTGGCAGCACCGATCGCCGAGGTGATGTGGTCGTAGCCGGGCGCGATGTCGGTGGTCAGCGGCCCGAGCGTGTAGAACGGCGCGCCGTGGCACCACTCCTGCTGGAGCACGACGTTCTCCTCGACCAGGTCCAGCGGCACGTGCCCTGGCCCCTCGACCATCACCTGGACGTCGTGCTCCCAGGCACGGGACGTGAGCTCGGCGAGGGTCCGGAGCTCGGAGAACTGGGCCTCGTCGTTGGCGTCGGCGGTGCAGCCCGGACGCAACCCGTCGCCGAGGGAGAACGCGACGTCGTAGCGCGCGAAGATCTCGCACAGCTCGTCGAAGTGGGTGTAAAGGAAGTTCTCCTCGTGGTGGGCCAGGCACCAGCCAGCCATGATCGAGCCGCCGCGCGACACGATGCCGGTGATCCGGTCGGCCGTCATGGGGACGTAGCGCAGCAGCACACCCGCGTGGATCGTCATGTAGTCGACGCCCTGCTCACACTGCTCGATCACGGTGTCGCGGAAGATCTCCCACGTCAGCCGGTCGGCCTGGCCGTCGACCTTCTCCAGCGCCTGATAGATCGGCACCGTGCCGATCGGCACCGGTGAGTTGCGCACGATCCACTCCCTCGTGGTGTGGATGTCGTCCCCGGTGGACAGGTCCATGACCGTGTCCGCACCCCAGGTCACCGCCCAGGTCAGCTTGTCGACCTCCTCGGCGATGGAGGAGGTGACGGCACTGTTGCCGATGTTGGCGTTGACCTTCACCAGGAAGCGCCGACCGATGATCATCGGCTCGACCTCGGGGTGGTTGACGTTGACGGGGATGATCGCGCGACCGGCAGCGAGCTCGCTGCGCACCAGCTCGACGTCGCACGACTCGCGCGCGGCGACGTATTCCATCTCCGCGGTGACGATCCCTCGCCTCGCGTAGTGCATCTGCGTGACCGTGCGACCGGACACCGCCCGCAGCGGCTGCACGGCGTGCCCGCGCCACTCCCCCGCCGCCTCTCCCCGCCGCACGGCGCCCTTGCCGTTGTCGAGCAGCTGCGTCTCGCGCCCGGCATAGGTCTCGGTGTCGCCGCGCGCCGCGATCCACTTCTCACGCAGCCGGGGCAGGCCGACCTCGGGCTCCGAACCGGGTCCTTGCGTGCAGTAGCGGTCGAACGTCTCGCCGTTGGTGAGCTGCACGCGCGTGCGGGGCACGCCGAGCGGGCCTTCGAGGACGCGGGTGTGGGCGGGGTGGACGGTCATGGGGTCTCCTCGAGATGGTCGGTGCGGTTGGTGGTCGTGGTGTGGGCGATGGGTCCACGACCGCGACCGAGGTCCCAGTCGCGGCTGACGGTGAGCTGCCCGGTGACGAAGGCCGCGGCAGCAGGTATGGCGACGTCGAGCTCGTGGCCGTTCGCGAGCCCGGCGGCGATGGCGCTGGCGAAGGTGCAGCCGGTGCCGTGGTCGTTGGAGGTGTCGACCCGGACGTGCTCGAACGCCCGGGCAGGACCGCCGGGCAGGGCGAACCAGTCGGCGGCCGCTTCGCCTCCGCCGGTGACGACGACCGCACAGCCGAGATCGGCGAGTCGCGCGGCCAGCTCGGCGGGAGACCCGTCCAGGCCGGTGAGCGCCCGGGCCTCGTCGAGGTTGGGGGTGGCCAGCGTGGCCCTCGGCAGCAGCTGCGTGACATAGGCGCGCACGACGTCACCGTCGCCGAGGACTGCTCCGCTGGTCGCGGCGAGCACCGGGTCGACGACGATCGGCAGGTGGGCCAGCCGCTCGGCGACGAGCCGGACGACCGCGGAGGTGCCGAGCATCCCGGTCTTCACCACCGACACCGGCAGGTCTGCGACCACGGCGTCGAGCTGGGCTGAGACGACAGCGCGGGGCACCGGATGGATCCCGTGCACACCGGTGGTGTCCTGGGCCGTGACGGCGGTGACCGCGCAGGCACCGTGGCAGCCGAGCGCGCCGAGCGTGGCGAGGTCGGCGGCCAAGCCGGCTGCGCCTCCGGAGTCGGTGCCGGCGACGGCCAGGACGACGGGCGGTGAGCTCATCGCAGCGCTCCCAGCAGGTCGGCGACGACCTGCGACGGATCGGGTGAGCGCATCACCGCGCCCATCACGGCCACCCCGTGGGCGCCCCGCTCGCGTGCTGCGGCAGCGTTGGCAGGGTCGACCCCGCCGAGGGCGAAGACCGGGATCGGGTTCCCCGACCACGCGCTCGGCGGCAGCGGGTCTCGTCCGGGTTTGGTTACGCCATCGGCGTACGGCGACAGCAGCGCCCACGACGCGCCTGCACGCGCGGCGGCCCCGACCTCCTCGCGGGTGTGGCAGGAGCGTCCGAAGAGTCCGTCCGCCGGCGGATCCTGGGCGGCGGCGAGGTGGACAGCGTCGGCCGTCGGGTCACTGGTGCGGGAGCTGATGACGAACAACCCGTCGATCGCGGCGAGGTGTGCCACCAGGGCCCGTCGGGCCGGCGGCTCGAGGTCGTGCTCCCTCACCACCACGGCCTCGAGGCCGGCGGCGACGCACTCCTCGATGGTGCGCGCCAGCCCACGACCCAGCCGCAGCTGGGACCGATCGGTGAGCACGAGCAGTCGGGGCAGGTTCATCCGATCCTCCCCGCGACCGGGCTGGAGGCGCGGGCGGTGGCACGCCGCGGGATCCGACCTGCCTGTCTCGCAGCCCAACCGGCCTCGACGCCGAGCCGCAGCGCGAGGCCCATGCCGACCGGGTCCTCCGCCCGTGTGATGGCCGTCGCCGCCAGCACGGCGTCGCAGCCGAGCTCCATCGCCAACGCCGCGTCGGAGGCCGTGCCGACGCCCGCGTCGAGCACCACCGGCACGTCCACGGCGGCCACGACCGCCTCGATGGCGTGCGGGTTGAGCACCCCCAGCCCCGAGCCGATCGGCGAGCCCAGCGGCATCACCGCAGCACACCCCAGGTCGGCCAGTCGACTCGCGAGCACGGGGTCGTCGGTGGTGTAGGGCAGGACGGTGAAGCCCGCCCGGACGAGCACCCCCGCCGCTTCGAGCAGCTCGACCGCATCCGGGAGCAGGCTTCGCTCGTCGCCGATGACCTCCAGCTTGATCCAGTCGGTCGCCAACGCCTCGCGAGCGAGCTCGGCGGTCAGCACGGCTTCGCGGGCCGACAGGCAGCCCGCCGTGTTGGGCAGCAGCCTGGCTCCACGACGCCGCAGCACGTCGAGCACACCGCCCGCGGCGGTCGACGGCGCCCTCCGCATGCTGACCGTGACCAGCCCAGGCTCGGTCGCGTCGAGCAGCGGCTCGAGCAACGCCGGGCGCGGGAGTCCACCGGTGCCGAGGAAGAGCCGCGAGTCGAGCGTCCGGCCCGCGATCACCAGCGAGCTCATCCGCCCGCCACCGCCGTCACGACCTCGACCTCGTCGCCCTCGCGCAGCACCCGGTGGAGCACCTCGCCGCGACGGACGACCTGGCCGTTGACGGCGACGGCGCACCCCGTCTGCAGCCGGCCGAGCAGCTCTCCGAGGGTCGCAGCGTCGACCTCGCGCGGTGTGCCGTTGAGCCTGATCAGCATGGGTCCTCCTGGGGGCGAAGCGGCGGGGATCGAAGGTGGGGTCGGGGGCCGCCCCCTCGACTGCGTCGGCGAGCAGTCGCGCGGTCAGCGGGGCCAGCAGCACGCCGTGGCGGAAGTGGCCCGCGGCCAGGAAGACCCCGGGGTCCGCGGTCGGACCGACCAGTGGCCGGTTGTCCGGCGTGCCGGGTCGGTCCCGGGCGAGGGCCTCGACGAGCTCGACCCGGTCGAGGGCGGGCACCAGCTCGGTCGCGGCGCCCAGCAGTCGGCGTACGCCTCCCGCGGTGACCACCGGAGCGTCGTCGTGCTCCTCGGACGTCGCCCCGACGACCAGCTCGCCGTCGGGGCGGGGCACGACATAGACGGGTTCGCCGCGCACCCATCCCCGCACGATCCGGCCCAGCCCGACGTCACCGCGCAGCCGCAGGATCTCGCCGCGCACGCCACGAACGAGATGGGCGTATGCCGCCGGCAACCGAGCCCCCGTCGCGATCACCGTCGCGTCCGGGCTCCTGCCCGGGGGCTGGTCCCCGACCCGGGCGCCGAGCCTCGACAGCAGGGCCGAGACGACCCGTCTGGGGTCGACGGCATGGTCCTGCGCGAGCACGGCCGCGGCGGTGACGCGACCCAGGGCAGGCTCGAGGGCTCGCACGTGCTGACCGTCCAGGACCTCGACGCCGGCACCGCTGGCTGCGAGCAGCGCCGCCCGGCGCTCGACCTCCTGGCGATCACCGGCATCCACTCCGACCAGGAGGGTGCCGACCTCCTGCAGCGGCACGGACAGCCGTGCGGCATAGGCCGGCCACAGGGATGCAGACCCGAGGCAGAGCTCGTGCAGGGCGGCCTCTCCGTGCCAGGCCTCGGCCGCCGGCGACAGCATCCCCGCCGCGGCGTGGCTCGCCCCGGAGCCCGGGGCCGGGTCGCTGACCGCGACCTCGTGACCGCGATCGACCAGCTCGACCGCGCAGGCGAGCCCGATGATCCCGCCGCCCAGGACGTGCACCCGCATCAGCCGACCGCCTGCACCAGCTCCTTCGCGGCCGAGAGCGGGTCGGGGGGTCGCCAGAGGGCGCCGATGACGGCAACGCCGTGGGCACCCGCATCCCGGCACTGCCGGGCGCCCACGGCGTCGATTCCACCGATGGCGATCAGGGGAAGCACCCCCGTGGCTCCCCTGATCGCCTCGACCCCCAGCGGGTCCGGGAGGCCGGACTTGCTGGACGTGTTGAACACGGGCCCGAAGCCGGCATAGGTCGCACCGTCCGCGGCAGCACGCTCGACGGCGGCTGCGTCGCGACAGGTGGCACCGATGACGAGGCCGGGGGCGACCCGCCGGGCGTCCGCGACCGACATGTCGGTGGCTCCCAGGTGCACCCCGTCCGCGCCGGCCGCCAGTGCGACGTCGAGCCGGTCGTCGACGATGACCGTCGCGCCCGCCGGCCAGACGGCGGCCAGCACGAGCCGGGTGAGCTCGACCAGCTCGCGGGTGGTGGCGTGCTTGTCACGGACCTGGAAGCCCGTCACCCCGGCGAGGGCGAGGTCCTCGAGCAGGTGGAGCTCGTCGGCGGCCGAGACCAGGCAGAAGAGACGGGGAACACAGGGGCGGGTCACAGGGGTGCGGGACAGCATCGGATCGCTTCCTTCGCCGGCATTATCCGGATCAGGTTTGACGGTCGGAGCGGCGTCCAGCTCCCTCTCAGCCCGCTGCCGCGGGCTCCCGTGGGGACGACGAGGACGCTAGCAGACGTCTGCACAGGGCCGTGGCAGGCTCTTTGCATGGACACCGCCACCCGCGCCCGAGCGCTCCTCGACCTCCACCACACCGGCACCACGCTGGTCCTGCCCAACGTCTGGGACGCCTGGTCGGCCCGAACGGTCGCCGACGCCGGGTTCGCGGCCCTCAGCATCGGCAGCCACCCGCTCGCGGACTCCCGCGGCCAGGGCGACAAGGAGGACATGTCGCTCGACGACGCACTCGACGGCGTGCGCCGGATCTGTG comes from Nocardioides piscis and encodes:
- the thiC gene encoding phosphomethylpyrimidine synthase ThiC → MTVHPAHTRVLEGPLGVPRTRVQLTNGETFDRYCTQGPGSEPEVGLPRLREKWIAARGDTETYAGRETQLLDNGKGAVRRGEAAGEWRGHAVQPLRAVSGRTVTQMHYARRGIVTAEMEYVAARESCDVELVRSELAAGRAIIPVNVNHPEVEPMIIGRRFLVKVNANIGNSAVTSSIAEEVDKLTWAVTWGADTVMDLSTGDDIHTTREWIVRNSPVPIGTVPIYQALEKVDGQADRLTWEIFRDTVIEQCEQGVDYMTIHAGVLLRYVPMTADRITGIVSRGGSIMAGWCLAHHEENFLYTHFDELCEIFARYDVAFSLGDGLRPGCTADANDEAQFSELRTLAELTSRAWEHDVQVMVEGPGHVPLDLVEENVVLQQEWCHGAPFYTLGPLTTDIAPGYDHITSAIGAATIAMHGTAMLCYVTPKEHLGLPNRDDVKTGVITYKLSAHAADVAKGHPGARDWDDALSRARFEFRWRDQFALSLDPHTAEAFHDETLPAEGAKTAHFCSMCGPKFCSMKISQDVRDRFGSGLDPEVGMKEKSARFMELGGTVYVEG
- the thiD gene encoding bifunctional hydroxymethylpyrimidine kinase/phosphomethylpyrimidine kinase, whose translation is MSSPPVVLAVAGTDSGGAAGLAADLATLGALGCHGACAVTAVTAQDTTGVHGIHPVPRAVVSAQLDAVVADLPVSVVKTGMLGTSAVVRLVAERLAHLPIVVDPVLAATSGAVLGDGDVVRAYVTQLLPRATLATPNLDEARALTGLDGSPAELAARLADLGCAVVVTGGGEAAADWFALPGGPARAFEHVRVDTSNDHGTGCTFASAIAAGLANGHELDVAIPAAAAFVTGQLTVSRDWDLGRGRGPIAHTTTTNRTDHLEETP
- a CDS encoding thiamine phosphate synthase yields the protein MNLPRLLVLTDRSQLRLGRGLARTIEECVAAGLEAVVVREHDLEPPARRALVAHLAAIDGLFVISSRTSDPTADAVHLAAAQDPPADGLFGRSCHTREEVGAAARAGASWALLSPYADGVTKPGRDPLPPSAWSGNPIPVFALGGVDPANAAAARERGAHGVAVMGAVMRSPDPSQVVADLLGALR
- the thiO gene encoding glycine oxidase ThiO, which gives rise to MRVHVLGGGIIGLACAVELVDRGHEVAVSDPAPGSGASHAAAGMLSPAAEAWHGEAALHELCLGSASLWPAYAARLSVPLQEVGTLLVGVDAGDRQEVERRAALLAASGAGVEVLDGQHVRALEPALGRVTAAAVLAQDHAVDPRRVVSALLSRLGARVGDQPPGRSPDATVIATGARLPAAYAHLVRGVRGEILRLRGDVGLGRIVRGWVRGEPVYVVPRPDGELVVGATSEEHDDAPVVTAGGVRRLLGAATELVPALDRVELVEALARDRPGTPDNRPLVGPTADPGVFLAAGHFRHGVLLAPLTARLLADAVEGAAPDPTFDPRRFAPRRTHADQAQRHTARGRRCDPRRAARPAADGVRRRRQRPGRPSRRGAPPGAARGRRGRGRDGGGGRMSSLVIAGRTLDSRLFLGTGGLPRPALLEPLLDATEPGLVTVSMRRAPSTAAGGVLDVLRRRGARLLPNTAGCLSAREAVLTAELAREALATDWIKLEVIGDERSLLPDAVELLEAAGVLVRAGFTVLPYTTDDPVLASRLADLGCAAVMPLGSPIGSGLGVLNPHAIEAVVAAVDVPVVLDAGVGTASDAALAMELGCDAVLAATAITRAEDPVGMGLALRLGVEAGWAARQAGRIPRRATARASSPVAGRIG
- a CDS encoding thiamine phosphate synthase, translating into MLSRTPVTRPCVPRLFCLVSAADELHLLEDLALAGVTGFQVRDKHATTRELVELTRLVLAAVWPAGATVIVDDRLDVALAAGADGVHLGATDMSVADARRVAPGLVIGATCRDAAAVERAAADGATYAGFGPVFNTSSKSGLPDPLGVEAIRGATGVLPLIAIGGIDAVGARQCRDAGAHGVAVIGALWRPPDPLSAAKELVQAVG